One window of the Pieris rapae chromosome 11, ilPieRapa1.1, whole genome shotgun sequence genome contains the following:
- the LOC110998934 gene encoding uncharacterized protein LOC110998934 — translation MSDNDDINASIAHVVLCCVAGQGMGRMHSKSFTHPGMHANFFIHGILGFMHYQSGRFNKDFKSAYAISYAASKYLALPCLNADLYRGDAALSTLHLASGLIPFVLALGGKDDQNLGNLLIACNVVSLCVYSHRNDRQWGWYTAGAGVLAYFITTTVAKKITYPLCLALMDYCAYRVFHIHFTAA, via the exons ATGAGCGATAATGATGATATTAACGCGTCTATTGCACATGTTGTGCTGTGCTGTGTTGCCGGACAAGGTATGGGCCGTATGCACTCCAAGTCATTCACGCACCCAGGAATGCATGCCAACTTCTTCATACATGGCATACTCGGATTTATGCACTATCAGa gTGGAAGATTCAATAAGGATTTTAAGTCAGCCTATGCGATCAGTTACGCCGCATCAAAATATCTAGCGCTTCCGTGCCTGAACGCCGATTTGTATCGTGGTGATGCGGCACTAAGTACGCTTCACCTTGCGTCCGGTTTGATTCCTTTTGTATTGGCTTTAGGAGGAAAAGATGACCAGAACCTGGGAAATTTATTAATCGCCTGCAATGTTGTATCATTGTGCGTGTATTCCCATAGAAATGATAGACAATGGGGCTGGTACACAGCAGGCGCGGGAGTTTTGGCGTATTTCATCACGACGACCGTGGCAAAGAAAATTACTTATCCACTATGTTTGGCCTTGATGGATTATTGTGCATACAGAGTGTTTCATATTCATTTTACggctgcataa
- the LOC110998939 gene encoding V-type proton ATPase subunit B produces MAKTISLQQANKEHTLVVSRDFISQPRLTYKTVSGVNGPLVILDEVKFPKFSEIVQLKLADGTLRSGQVLEVSGSKAVVQVFEGTSGIDAKNTLCEFTGDILRTPVSEDMLGRVFNGSGKPIDKGPPILAEDYLDIQGQPINPWSRIYPEEMIQTGISAIDVMNSIARGQKIPIFSAAGLPHNEIAAQICRQAGLVKVPGKSVLDDHEDNFAIVFAAMGVNMETARFFKQDFEENGSMENVCLFLNLANDPTIERIITPRLALTAAEFLAYQCEKHVLVILTDMSSYAEALREVSAAREEVPGRRGFPGYMYTDLATIYERAGRVEGRNGSITQIPILTMPNDDITHPIPDLTGYITEGQIYVDRQLHNRQIYPPVNVLPSLSRLMKSAIGEGMTRKDHSEVSNQLYACYAIGKDVQAMKAVVGEEALTPDDLLYLEFLTKFEKNFITQSNYENRTVFESLDIGWQLLRIFPKEMLKRIPAATLAEFYPRDSRH; encoded by the exons ATGGCGAAAACCATCTCATTGCAACAGGCTAATAAGGAGCATACCCTTGTTGTATCCAGGGACTTCATTTCCCAACCCCGTCTAA cctACAAAACAGTCTCGGGAGTGAATGGACCATTAGTAATCCTTGATGAGGTGAAATTCCCTAAATTCTCTGAGATCGTACAGCTCAAACTTGCAGATGGCACCCTACGTTCAGGAcag GTATTGGAGGTCAGCGGCTCAAAGGCTGTGGTCCAGGTATTTGAAGGTACATCAGGAATTGATGCCAAAAACACACTTTGTGAATTCACTGGTGACATTCTACGTACACCAGTGTCTGAAGACATGTTGG GTCGTGTATTTAACGGCTCTGGAAAGCCCATTGACAAGGGTCCACCCATCTTGGCAGAGGACTACCTTGACATTCAGGGACAGCCAATCAACCCCTGGTCACGTATCTACCCTGAGGAAATGATCCAGACTG GTATTTCTGCTATTGATGTGATGAACTCAATTGCCCGTGGTCAGAAGATCCCCATCTTCTCTGCAGCCGGTTTGCCACACAATGAAATCGCCGCCCAGATCTGTCGTCAGGCCGGTCTTGTTAAG gtcCCCGGTAAATCAGTGTTGGACGACCATGAAGACAACTTCGCCATCGTATTTGCCGCTATGGGTGTGAACATGGAGACAGCCCGATTCTTCAAGCAGGACTTCGAAGAGAATGGCTCTATGGAGAACGTGTGTCTGTTCCTTAACCTTGCCAACGATCCTACCATTGAGAGAATTATTACACCACGTTTGGCTCTTACTGCTGCTGAATTCTTGGCCTACCAGTGCGag AAACACGTACTTGTAATTCTGACTGACATGTCTTCATACGCTGAAGCGTTGCGTGAAGTGTCCGCCGCCCGTGAGGAGGTACCCGGACGAAGAGGTTTCCCAG GTTACATGTACACGGATTTGGCCACAATTTATGAGCGAGCGGGGCGTGTCGAAGGCCGTAACGGATCGATCACACAGATCCCAATTCTTACTATGCCTAACGACGATATTACTCACCCAATTCCTGACTTGACGGGTTATATTACTGAGGGACAG ATCTACGTCGACCGTCAGCTACACAACCGTCAGATCTACCCTCCAGTCAATGTGCTGCCATCTCTGTCCCGTCTCATGAAGTCTGCTATCGGAGAGGGTATGACCCGAAAGGACCACTCTGAAGTCTCCAACCAACTG TACGCGTGTTACGCCATTGGTAAAGATGTGCAGGCGATGAAGGCCGTCGTAGGAGAAGAGGCTTTGACGCCCGATGACTTGCTCTACCTCGAGTTCCTTACCAAGTTTGAGAAGAACTTCATCACACAG AGTAACTACGAGAACCGCACGGTGTTCGAATCCTTGGACATCGGCTGGCAACTCCTGCGTATCTTCCCCAAGGAGATGCTTAAGCGTATCCCGGCCGCCACTCTTGCGGAATTCTACCCTCGGGACTCGCGTCATTAA
- the LOC110998917 gene encoding serine/threonine-protein phosphatase PP2A 65 kDa regulatory subunit, translated as MAASDSGTDESLYPIAVLIDELKNEDVQLRLNSIKKLSTIALALGVERTRSELIPFLTETIYDEDEVLLALAEQLGSFISLVGGGEFAHCLLPPLESLATVEETVVRDKAVASLRAVAAHHSPQALEQHFVPLVQRLAGGDWFTSRASACGLFSVCYPRVSAPVKAELREHFRTLCQDDTPMVRRAAAYKLGEFARVVEVEYVKSDLIPMFVTLAQDDQDSVRILAAEACAAVAGLLPAEDCEQLVMPTVRARAGDSSWRVRYMLADKFVELQQAVGPELARSDLAQIFQALLKDSEAEVRAAAAGKVKDFCMNLDKAHQEHIIMNMILPQIKDLVCDPNQHVKSALASVIMGLSPIVGRQNTIEHLLPLFLIQLKDECPEVRLNIISNLECVNEVIGIQQLVQSLLPAIMELAEDTKWRVRLAIIEHMPLLAGQLGQEFFDEKLTGLCMSWLFDHVYAIREAATLNLKKLVEQYGPAWAETNVIPKVLAMSREQNYLHRMTYLFCINVLAEVCGKDITTRVLLPAILSTADDSVANVRFNVAKTLQKMAPYLDAAVIQPQVKPVLEKLNVDPDVDVKYFASEAIVGIAG; from the exons ATGGCAGCCAGTGACTCGGGAACAGATGAGTCACTTTATCCTATTGCGGTACTCATTGACGAACTCAAAAACGAGGATGTACAATTACGTTTAAATTCGATTAAAAAACTGTCGACAATTGCCCTCGCCCTTGGGGTTGAAAGAACCAGATCTGAACTCATCCCCTTCCTCACTGAAACAATTTATGATGAAGATGAAGTACTCTTGGCACTTGCAGAACAACTTG GAAGTTTTATCAGTCTGGTTGGTGGTGGTGAGTTTGCCCACTGCCTCTTGCCTCCACTGGAATCACTTGCCACTGTAGAGGAGACGGTTGTCCGTGACAAGGCAGTTGCTTCACTCCGGGCCGTTGCTGCTCACCACTCCCCACAGGCTTTGGAGCAACATTTTGTTCCACTGGTGCAGAGGTTGGCTGGTGGAGATTGGTTCACATCAAGGGCATCTGCTTGTGGACTGTTCag TGTGTGCTACCCACGTGTCTCAGCACCAGTAAAAGCTGAATTGAGGGAACATTTTCGCACACTGTGTCAAGATGATACACCAATGGTGAGGAGAGCAGCTGCATACAAACTTGGAGAGTTTGCTCGAGTTGTTGAAGTGGAGTATGTTAAGAGTGATCTCATACCCATGTTTGTAACATTGGCACAG GATGATCAGGACTCAGTCCGTATTCTAGCTGCAGAAGCCTGTGCAGCAGTAGCAGGCTTGCTTCCAGCTGAAGACTGTGAACAACTTGTGATGCCAACTGTACGTGCTCGCGCTGGGGATTCCTCGTGGCGCGTGCGATACATGCTAGCTGACAA ATTTGTGGAACTGCAGCAAGCAGTAGGTCCCGAACTTGCCCGATCGGACCTGGCGCAAATTTTCCAGGCTTTGCTTAAAGACTCTGAAGCTGAAGTTCGCGCTGCTGCGGCTGGAAAG GTGAAGGATTTCTGCATGAATTTGGACAAAGCCCACCAAGAGCACATTATCATGAACATGATCCTGCCACAGATCAAGGATCTGGTCTGTGACCCTAACCAACATGTCAAGTCTGCCCTGGCCTCCGTGATCATGGGCCTCAGTCCAATAGTGGGACGTCAAAACACCATTGAGCACCTATTACCCCTATTTCTGATACAACTTAAAGATGAGTGCCCAGAAGTTAGATTAAACATCATATCTAACCTTGAATGTGTCAACGAAGTGATTGGAATACAGCAATTAGTTCAATCCCTGTTGCCAGCCATCATGGAGTTGGCTGAAGACACAAAATGGAGAGTCCGTCTTGCTATCATTGAACACATGCCCTTACTTGCTGGACAGCTCGGACAAGAATTCTTTGATGAGAAACTCACCGGTCTATGCATGTCTTGGCTCTTTGACCATGTGTATGCCATTCGTGAAGCAGCAACTCTAAACTTGAAGAAGCTAGTTGAACAGTATGGCCCAGCATGGGCAGAGACAAACGTCATACCCAAAGTCCTAGCAATGTCACGAGAACAAAACTATTTGCACAGAATGACTTATCTATTTTGCATCAATGTTTTAGCCGAAGTTTGTGGCAAGGACATAACTACTAGAGTTCTTCTTCCCGCCATATTGTCTACGGCCGACGATAGTGTTGCCAACGTGAGGTTCAATGTCGCGAAGACTCTACAAAAGATGGCGCCGTATTTAGATGCAGCTGTCATTCAGCCACAAGTTAAACCTGTTTTGGAGAAGTTGAACGTAGATCCTGATGTTGATGTTAAATATTTCGCCTCGGAAGCCATTGTTGGTATCGCcggttaa